Part of the bacterium genome is shown below.
CGAGGTGGGTGCCTGGGCCGAGTATCTGTCGGTTTTGAGCGATCGGGTGAAGTCGGAGTAGACTAACGTCCGTCCAAGGCCGAACCAGGAATCGAGAAGTGTCGTGAAGACGACCGTACCCAGGCGTTTTGAACAGATCGCCCGTGCCCGCGGCGATGCTCCCGCCTTGCGTTTCAAGCGCGACGGCGTTTGGCAAGCGATCTCCTGGGCGCAGTTCTCGGATCTGGTAAGCCGCGCGGCGCGCGGCTTCCTGGCGTTGGGGCATCGCAGCGGCCAGGCGGTCGCGATTCTCGGCTTCAATCGCCCCGAGTGGGTGATCTCGGATCTGGCGGCGATCGCCGCCGGTGGTATGCCCGCGGGGATCTATACGACCTCTACGGCCGAGCAGTGCCACTACATCGCCGAGCACTCCGAGGCGGCAGTGGCCGTGGTCGAAAACGCCCAGCAGCTCGAGAAGTTCTTGGCGATCCGCGATCGCCTGCCCGGGCTCCGCGGCATCGTATTGATGGAAGGCGAGGCCGATATCGAGGGAGTGCTGAGCTGGGACCAGCTCCTGGCCTTG
Proteins encoded:
- a CDS encoding AMP-binding protein, whose translation is MKTTVPRRFEQIARARGDAPALRFKRDGVWQAISWAQFSDLVSRAARGFLALGHRSGQAVAILGFNRPEWVISDLAAIAAGGMPAGIYTTSTAEQCHYIAEHSEAAVAVVENAQQLEKFLAIRDRLPGLRGIVLMEGEADIEGVLSWDQLLAL